tcttttgttgttgttgttttgttttgagggttttttgttgttgtttttgtttgtttgtctgtttgtttgtttgagacagggtcttactatgtagcccaggccaaccTGGAACCTGCTACTtgaatcaggctggcctcaaactcacagagatccacctgcctctctaccttctcagtgttggaattaaaggtatatgccactaaGCTTGGCATCTAGTGAGTCTTAACATGCACCACAGGATACCAATCTGGGCTCTCTGTTTTCATTTGCAGGATCAGGCATAACTGCTTGACTATTTCCATGAGCAGCTTGGCAGCTAATTCATTGAGCTTCTGGGTACCTGTGCTTCCTGAGCAACTCTGCCGTCCCCAGATGCTGCTCTTACAACCCCTagcagcagagggcagcagtAAGACCCTGGGTCCTCAAGATAACTCTAGGTTAGCTGCCTGAGCCACAGTGGTCAAAAGGGGCACAATAATTTACAAGTTCCTCTGGTGATCAGGATACTCGGGCTCTGCCTGCCAGAGCCCTTCCTTTTTGACTGAGACTCTTAGGTCCCCttagagcagtggtcctcaacctgtgaggacaatatgaggaactgtattaaagggctaaagtattaggaaggttgagaaccactgccttagagcaCAGACTGCTCATCAAGCTGCTGGTTGGCTTCCCTGGTACTATCTCCTCAGCATTTCAGGCCTGTACTCCATACCCTTATCAAACTGGAGTACATGTGACTAAGTGTAGGTCTCTGAGTGGACCTTCACCTTGACTTAAGACTCCCCCCCCCACCAGAAGATGATGCAACCACAGCCCCTTAGTGCCAGTGACAGACTCACAGTCGCTAGCATGTTTATTGGTGGTACCACCAGGCAGGTAGTATGCATAGCATACATAGGAGAGCCCAGAGCCAGCCCAGCATCTAAAACGGTGTGGAGGGTACTGGCAAGCACCAGGATATGGGTTACCCATGCTCCATAACACCCACTCCTGAGGTACTGTTCAGATCTTGGCCAGAGTAAAGTGTGTGTCAGCCTGTTCCTCCTGGATAGGGATCCTGAAGCTGTTTCTCCCTAGgaggagcaaagaaaaaaacagcagtgAGGAGGTATAGCTCATCCCTCTAGGAAGTAAGCTTTATCAAGCCCACAGTGGGTACTCACAGTAGGGTTTGGGAGTATCAGGCAATCTCCAAGCTCTTCGGAGCAGGTACAAGGCCAGCAGAACAGTCAAGGGAGCCAGCAGGCCTAGGCCTAGGCCTAGGAAACCAGCAAATGCAGGGCCTATGAAGAGAGGCTAACTGAGTGAACACACTTACCCTCACCTTCTCTCCCCTATTTTCTACTGAGCCAGTATCCCTTACCCCTAGGAGCTACCAAGGTGGGTGTAGAAAGCAACTGAGAAGTCCTGGGCCAGACTGTGGTGGACTGGACAGTGGTCGGCCTGAATGTTGGGCCCTGGGTCTCCCAGAGCAGTGTGGCTGGGAGGCTTCTGTCCTCGCAGACTGCATCCAAGCTGGTACTGGCTGGGTGCCGGGTCTGCTTCCCAGATAAGGTGCAACTGTGGGATGAGGGTGTTCATTAGCTAGAGATAGTGGTGGAAGTTGCACTGAGTCATCTTCAACTCTGCCAAGACCTCTACCCCCAAGCCACATGCCTAGCTCTGTTACTGTTCGTCCCTGTCCTGCTCCTAGGTGGGGTTCTGCACTCTCAAAACGCACCCTATATACTTCTACAACCCTCTGGAGAAGAACCTGAGAGCAAAAATGTTCctacagcctggtctagagtttTACATGCCTCCACTGCACTTGCAGGGATCCCCACAAGGGCTGTGTTGAAGGGACGATGTCAGAAGATCCTCTGGCTCATGGAATTCTGTTCTCTGAACTGATACATCACATAATCATCTAGACACCAGCTCTTAAATGCCCAAACCTTTCTGGTTCCATCTCTTCCACACCCCCAGTTCTGGATGTTCCAGTCAGCCACAAAACTTACTTGGTCCAGGGCTTGCAGACCTGGTTGTTGCCTGGAGAAAAGTGGCCAGGAGGGCAGGGAACACAGTCTACAGCAAAGACATAAGTCAGCTTTCTGATGCTACTAGGTGGGCCCTGGGTGCTGAAGTTGCTGTTGGTGGGGCCTGAAGGGAGGGTTAATGCTCACTGTCTGGTGCAAGTGGATGGAAAGCTTGGCCTCTACaagttccttccttcccacaTGCTGTCCCACTGGCACTGACCCAAGAATTGGTATGACCCACTAGAAGAGGAGCTTTTGGCCAAGACTagagagagagatcctggggAGGTGACAATGTATGAAATGGGAACATGGCTCGTTTATACCATTATCATGGAGGGGGCCAGCACATGTGAATCCTAACCACCTCGCACACATTGGCCATGGATAGAGATGGACCTGCATGGCGTAGGGCACCACCCTGAGGCTCACCAACTCCAAGCTTGTGGCTGCTGTCTTCCCGGGGCTGGGTGCCTGGTCTGCATTGGCAGACAGCATCCTGAGTAGGTGTGCAA
This DNA window, taken from Cricetulus griseus strain 17A/GY chromosome 2, alternate assembly CriGri-PICRH-1.0, whole genome shotgun sequence, encodes the following:
- the Tnfrsf4 gene encoding tumor necrosis factor receptor superfamily member 4 isoform X1, yielding MYVWVQQPTALLLLGLTFGAAARRNCVDDTYPSGHKCCNECQPGNGMVRRCDGTRDTVCHPCEPGFYNEAVNYENCKQCTQCNQRSGSELKQNCTPTQDAVCQCRPGTQPREDSSHKLGVGPTNSNFSTQGPPSSIRKLTYVFAVDCVPCPPGHFSPGNNQVCKPWTNCTLSGKQTRHPASTSLDAVCEDRSLPATLLWETQGPTFRPTTVQSTTVWPRTSQLLSTPTLVAPRGPAFAGFLGLGLGLLAPLTVLLALYLLRRAWRLPDTPKPYWRNSFRIPIQEEQADTHFTLAKI
- the Tnfrsf4 gene encoding tumor necrosis factor receptor superfamily member 4 isoform X2, whose protein sequence is MYVWVQQPTALLLLGLTFGAAARRNCVDDTYPSGHKCCNECQPGNGMVRRCDGTRDTVCHPCEPGFYNEAVNYENCKQCTQCNQRSGSELKQNCTPTQDAVCQCRPGTQPREDSSHKLGVDCVPCPPGHFSPGNNQVCKPWTNCTLSGKQTRHPASTSLDAVCEDRSLPATLLWETQGPTFRPTTVQSTTVWPRTSQLLSTPTLVAPRGPAFAGFLGLGLGLLAPLTVLLALYLLRRAWRLPDTPKPYWRNSFRIPIQEEQADTHFTLAKI